A stretch of the Comamonas testosteroni TK102 genome encodes the following:
- a CDS encoding 4-hydroxythreonine-4-phosphate dehydrogenase PdxA, with product MSKASLPVVALTLGDPSGIGAELIARLLARPQATEQANLVLIGDPWLWEQGQRIAGLQVATAALAGLSAARERADTRLPAFVAVDTIAQADVVQGQVGAAGGRSVLQVLDQCMDAALAGDIDAICFAPLNKQAMKLGGLRHEDELHHFAEYLGVTGYFCEFNTLGDLWTSRISSHVPLKDVAGYLSQERISQAAELIYNALRASGLAAPKVAIAGFNPHNGDGGTCGREEIDIIAPAVQALQARDWPSDAPFHGPFPADTIFLKAQAGEYQAIVTMYHDQGQIAIKLLGFSRGVTVQGGLPIPITTPAHGTAYDIAGQGKANVEATWQALQIAARMGAAHRDRQVAPTV from the coding sequence ATGAGCAAGGCTTCTCTTCCCGTTGTCGCCCTGACCCTGGGCGATCCTTCCGGCATCGGCGCCGAACTGATTGCACGTTTGCTGGCCAGGCCGCAAGCCACCGAGCAGGCGAACCTGGTGTTGATAGGCGATCCCTGGCTCTGGGAGCAGGGCCAGCGTATCGCCGGACTGCAGGTGGCAACCGCGGCGCTGGCCGGCCTGTCTGCCGCGCGCGAGCGTGCCGACACGCGGCTGCCGGCCTTTGTGGCCGTGGACACCATCGCCCAGGCCGATGTGGTGCAGGGGCAGGTGGGGGCGGCAGGCGGCCGCTCGGTACTGCAGGTGCTAGACCAATGCATGGATGCGGCCCTGGCCGGCGATATCGACGCCATCTGCTTTGCGCCCTTGAACAAGCAGGCCATGAAGCTGGGCGGCCTGCGCCACGAGGACGAGCTGCACCACTTTGCCGAGTACCTGGGCGTGACCGGCTACTTCTGCGAGTTCAACACGCTGGGCGATCTCTGGACCTCGCGCATTTCCTCCCACGTGCCGCTCAAGGATGTGGCCGGCTATCTGAGCCAGGAGCGCATCAGCCAGGCGGCCGAGCTGATCTACAACGCCTTGCGCGCCAGCGGCCTGGCTGCTCCCAAGGTGGCGATTGCCGGCTTCAACCCGCACAACGGCGATGGCGGAACCTGCGGTCGCGAGGAAATCGACATCATCGCGCCCGCCGTCCAGGCCCTGCAGGCGCGCGACTGGCCCAGCGATGCGCCGTTCCACGGCCCGTTCCCGGCCGACACCATCTTTCTCAAGGCCCAGGCCGGCGAGTACCAGGCCATCGTGACCATGTACCACGACCAGGGCCAGATCGCCATCAAGCTGCTGGGCTTCTCGCGCGGGGTGACGGTGCAGGGCGGCCTGCCGATTCCCATCACCACGCCGGCCCACGGCACGGCCTACGACATCGCGGGCCAGGGCAAGGCCAATGTGGAAGCCACCTGGCAGGCGCTGCAGATCGCCGCGCGCATGGGGGCCGCCCACCGCGATCGCCAGGTCGCCCCAACTGTCTGA
- a CDS encoding Bug family tripartite tricarboxylate transporter substrate binding protein: MQRRHLLSIAALCGAAALPWQVQAQDSANWPVKPVRMLVGSAPGGGTDAMARAVADRLGPLLKQPVIVENRPGVSNTLAVDMTAKATDGHTMVMGVVTAHAIAPHLLKLGYDNNRDLVPVAFVGSVPNVLVVGNSVAANTVAELVAMARKNPGQINFASSGTGSTQHIAAEVFKDAAGIQITHVPYKGSAAALVDLVSGQVQMSFDTMPSVIGQIKAGKLRALAVTSPQRNPQLPQVPTMAEAGLRDVEISAWYGIYMPASTPKAVQQKVHDEVNKVIAMPETKTRLEAVGAELRPMAQADFGSFHLAEYKRFGDIIRKNNIKLD, translated from the coding sequence GTGCAAAGACGTCATCTACTTTCCATAGCCGCCCTGTGCGGCGCCGCCGCGCTGCCCTGGCAGGTCCAGGCACAGGACTCTGCGAACTGGCCCGTCAAGCCCGTGCGCATGCTGGTGGGTTCTGCGCCCGGAGGCGGCACCGATGCCATGGCCCGCGCCGTGGCCGACCGACTGGGGCCGCTGCTCAAGCAGCCGGTGATCGTGGAGAACCGGCCCGGCGTCTCCAATACGCTGGCCGTGGACATGACGGCCAAGGCCACGGATGGGCACACCATGGTCATGGGCGTGGTCACGGCCCATGCCATCGCACCGCATCTGCTCAAGCTGGGGTATGACAACAACCGGGATCTGGTTCCCGTGGCCTTTGTCGGCTCGGTGCCCAATGTGCTGGTGGTGGGCAACTCCGTTGCCGCCAACACCGTGGCGGAGCTGGTGGCCATGGCCAGGAAGAATCCCGGTCAGATCAATTTCGCCAGCAGCGGCACGGGCAGCACCCAGCATATCGCTGCCGAGGTGTTCAAGGATGCCGCAGGCATTCAGATCACCCACGTGCCCTACAAGGGCAGCGCCGCGGCCCTGGTCGATCTGGTCAGCGGCCAGGTGCAGATGAGCTTCGACACCATGCCCTCGGTCATAGGCCAGATCAAGGCCGGCAAGCTGCGCGCTCTGGCGGTCACTTCTCCCCAGCGCAACCCTCAGCTGCCCCAGGTGCCGACCATGGCCGAAGCGGGCCTGCGCGACGTGGAGATCAGCGCCTGGTACGGCATCTACATGCCGGCCTCCACGCCCAAGGCGGTTCAGCAGAAGGTGCATGACGAGGTCAACAAGGTCATCGCCATGCCCGAGACCAAGACCCGTCTCGAAGCCGTGGGTGCCGAGCTGCGGCCCATGGCCCAGGCCGACTTCGGCAGTTTTCACCTCGCCGAGTACAAACGCTTCGGCGACATCATTCGCAAGAACAACATCAAGCTGGACTGA
- a CDS encoding LysR family transcriptional regulator, with amino-acid sequence MGSIDKRDNTPQLLNRLRMRQVALILAIDERQTLRAAAAELGLTQPAATKMLQELEDALGQRLFERVGRRLQRNAAGERVLEYFRSLRGNIEALNRELGELRQGSSGRLAVGSIMAASPGRLTQALLELKQQLPLLELEVAVDTSDRLLAQLREGVLEVVVGRMTNEAGSDCRFCPIDDEQLAFIVRKEHPLLSLQRPGLQALQGHGWVMQPPGSPMRSLIEQEFREHSLPLPRGLIETGSILTTINLVRNSNMVGVIPRTVADLHAAHGMLHILPYRTKHSLEAYGSLVRKDRPISRSAQMFLDLLHRHDAAA; translated from the coding sequence ATGGGATCAATCGACAAACGCGACAACACGCCACAGCTGCTGAACCGGCTGCGCATGCGTCAGGTGGCCTTGATACTGGCCATTGACGAGCGCCAGACCTTGCGTGCAGCAGCGGCCGAACTCGGTCTGACCCAGCCGGCAGCCACCAAGATGCTGCAGGAGCTCGAAGACGCCCTGGGTCAGCGGCTGTTCGAGCGCGTGGGCCGCCGGCTGCAGCGCAATGCGGCAGGAGAGCGGGTGCTGGAATATTTCCGTTCGCTGCGCGGCAATATCGAGGCCCTGAATCGCGAACTGGGCGAGCTGCGCCAGGGAAGCTCCGGACGGCTGGCCGTGGGCAGCATCATGGCCGCCTCACCCGGGCGCCTCACCCAGGCCCTGCTGGAGCTGAAGCAGCAGTTGCCCCTGCTGGAGCTGGAAGTGGCCGTGGACACCAGTGATCGCCTGCTGGCCCAGCTGCGTGAAGGAGTGCTGGAGGTAGTCGTCGGGCGCATGACCAATGAAGCGGGCAGCGATTGCCGCTTTTGCCCGATCGACGACGAGCAACTGGCCTTCATCGTGCGCAAGGAGCATCCTCTGCTGTCGCTGCAGCGGCCCGGTCTGCAGGCCTTGCAGGGGCATGGCTGGGTGATGCAGCCGCCTGGCAGCCCCATGCGCAGCTTGATCGAGCAGGAGTTCCGCGAGCACAGTCTGCCGCTGCCGCGCGGCCTGATCGAAACCGGCTCCATACTCACCACCATCAATCTGGTGCGAAACTCGAATATGGTGGGCGTGATTCCGCGCACGGTGGCGGACCTTCATGCTGCCCACGGCATGCTGCATATCCTGCCGTATCGGACCAAGCACAGTCTGGAGGCCTACGGCAGCCTGGTACGCAAGGACAGGCCCATCAGCCGCTCGGCACAGATGTTCCTGGATCTGCTGCACCGTCACGATGCAGCAGCCTGA